A genomic window from Helicobacter sp. MIT 21-1697 includes:
- a CDS encoding inositol monophosphatase family protein produces MSEFLHKAILATHKIILALEEKNKALYITHSIGAGGDKSIGADLLSEQIYAEYLIPLANIDSEESGFINGVGNDCIVLDPLDGSDNFLSHIPYYGSSLALCDANDKVKEAVIFNFCAKEGFAHLGDKPFRFSIESYIQQGESCFMPLNPTPLGKCGIFEKAYCNPHFATLLYENHLKFRSLGASALSIAKSYEVNFMLFLGNIRKFDSKAGLFLCKQLHHLHTNNFTLISKDKHIFDIIYNLITHKG; encoded by the coding sequence TTGAGCGAGTTTTTGCATAAGGCAATTTTAGCCACACACAAAATCATTCTTGCTTTAGAAGAAAAAAATAAGGCACTCTATATCACCCATAGTATTGGTGCTGGAGGCGATAAAAGTATTGGTGCAGATTTACTGAGTGAGCAGATTTACGCGGAATATCTCATTCCACTAGCAAATATAGATTCTGAAGAAAGTGGCTTTATAAATGGTGTAGGGAATGATTGCATCGTCCTTGACCCGCTTGATGGGAGCGATAATTTCCTTTCACACATTCCTTATTATGGCTCATCTCTTGCCTTATGTGATGCAAATGACAAAGTCAAAGAAGCAGTGATATTTAACTTTTGTGCCAAAGAGGGCTTTGCTCATCTTGGAGATAAACCTTTTAGATTCTCCATAGAATCTTATATTCAGCAAGGGGAATCCTGCTTTATGCCGCTTAATCCTACTCCTTTGGGTAAATGTGGTATTTTTGAAAAAGCATATTGCAATCCTCACTTTGCTACATTGCTTTATGAAAATCATTTAAAATTCCGCTCTTTAGGGGCAAGTGCGCTCTCTATCGCAAAATCTTATGAGGTAAATTTTATGCTTTTTCTTGGCAATATTCGCAAGTTTGATAGCAAGGCTGGATTGTTTTTGTGTAAGCAATTACATCATTTACACACAAACAATTTTACCCTTATAAGTAAAGATAAACATATTTTTGATATTATTTACAATTTAATAACTCATAAAGGATAA
- the recO gene encoding recombination protein RecO, with translation MQGYILHMQKMRTEDMIVKILTPTHIKTLYRFYGARHSIINLGRKIDFEEENQIGFLPKLKHILHLAYKWELENERYYIWQHFIKLLHTHLFDVYDIDEFYFQLLEEGAQKIHFQNPKRVALEMYAQLLYFEGRAHQDMQHTQVCFVCQESLTEHIALGRAFLFAHQSCIGGKTFRAERILHFLQKQSTILLENVEVDELWEILGLGL, from the coding sequence GTGCAAGGCTATATTTTACATATGCAAAAAATGCGCACAGAAGATATGATTGTGAAGATTCTCACCCCCACACATATAAAAACACTTTATAGATTCTATGGTGCGCGTCATAGTATTATTAACCTAGGGCGCAAAATTGATTTTGAGGAAGAAAACCAAATAGGTTTTTTGCCAAAGCTTAAACATATTTTGCATCTTGCGTATAAGTGGGAGCTTGAAAACGAGCGCTATTATATATGGCAACATTTTATTAAGCTTTTGCACACGCATTTATTTGATGTGTATGATATTGATGAGTTTTATTTTCAACTTCTTGAAGAGGGGGCACAAAAGATTCATTTTCAGAATCCTAAACGCGTAGCTCTTGAAATGTATGCTCAATTACTTTATTTTGAAGGCAGAGCACATCAGGATATGCAACACACACAAGTATGCTTTGTGTGTCAAGAATCTCTTACAGAACATATTGCTTTGGGCAGAGCTTTTCTTTTTGCACACCAATCTTGTATAGGTGGGAAAACATTTCGGGCAGAACGAATTTTGCATTTTTTGCAAAAACAGAGCACAATTTTGCTTGAAAATGTAGAAGTTGATGAATTATGGGAAATTTTGGGACTTGGATTGTAA
- the gdhA gene encoding NADP-specific glutamate dehydrogenase, which translates to MSYASNVLNKLKEQYPSQILFHQAVEEVFQSLEPALQKDKKYESYAILERLTMPDREIHFRVSWIDDNGKIQTNRAYRIEFNSAIGPYKGGLRFHPSVNEGVIKFLGFEQILKNSLTTLAMGGGKGGSDFDPKGKSEGEIMRFCQAFMNELYRHIGATTDVPAGDIGVGGREIGYLFGQYRKLTNCFEGVFTGKALSWGGSLVRTEATGYGCVYFAQEMLKARGESLEGKVCSVSGAGNVAIYTIEKLQQLGAIPVTASDSQGMIYDKEGIDLALLKEIKEVKRLTLAEYAKARPQAVYTKVSDYPKDSNPVWAIPCFAAFPSATQNELNGNDAKTLLSNGCKCVSEGANMPSTIEAVHQFLNAKICYGPGKAANAGGVAVSGLEMAQNASMNPWSFEVVDAHLHKIMESIYANASETAKEFGEPTNLVLGANIAGFRKVAGAMIDQGVI; encoded by the coding sequence ATGTCATACGCAAGTAATGTTCTTAACAAACTTAAGGAACAATATCCTTCACAGATACTTTTTCATCAAGCTGTGGAGGAGGTTTTTCAATCCCTAGAACCGGCTCTCCAAAAGGATAAGAAATATGAATCTTATGCGATACTTGAGCGCCTCACAATGCCAGATAGAGAAATCCATTTTCGTGTAAGTTGGATTGATGATAATGGCAAAATCCAAACAAACAGAGCTTATCGTATTGAGTTTAACTCTGCGATTGGACCATATAAAGGCGGATTGCGATTTCACCCAAGTGTAAATGAGGGTGTGATCAAGTTTTTGGGATTTGAACAGATTCTCAAAAATTCTCTTACAACTCTCGCTATGGGCGGTGGTAAGGGCGGAAGTGATTTTGACCCAAAAGGTAAAAGCGAAGGTGAAATAATGCGATTTTGTCAAGCTTTTATGAATGAGCTTTATCGTCATATTGGTGCAACTACTGATGTCCCAGCAGGAGATATTGGTGTGGGTGGCAGAGAGATAGGTTATCTTTTTGGACAATATCGCAAACTTACAAATTGTTTTGAGGGTGTTTTTACAGGTAAAGCACTTTCTTGGGGCGGTAGCCTTGTGCGCACAGAAGCAACAGGTTATGGTTGTGTATATTTTGCTCAAGAAATGCTTAAAGCTAGAGGTGAAAGCTTAGAGGGCAAGGTTTGTAGTGTTTCAGGTGCGGGTAATGTTGCTATTTATACGATTGAAAAACTTCAACAACTTGGCGCTATTCCTGTTACTGCAAGCGATTCTCAAGGTATGATTTACGATAAAGAAGGTATTGATTTGGCATTACTTAAAGAAATTAAAGAAGTCAAACGTTTAACACTTGCAGAATATGCCAAAGCAAGACCTCAAGCAGTTTATACAAAAGTAAGCGATTATCCAAAAGATAGTAATCCTGTGTGGGCTATTCCTTGTTTTGCAGCATTCCCAAGTGCTACACAAAATGAGCTTAATGGTAATGATGCTAAAACATTGCTTAGCAATGGTTGCAAATGTGTGAGCGAAGGTGCAAATATGCCCTCAACCATTGAAGCTGTGCATCAGTTTCTTAATGCGAAAATCTGCTATGGACCGGGTAAAGCTGCAAATGCAGGCGGAGTGGCAGTAAGTGGTTTAGAAATGGCACAAAATGCAAGTATGAATCCTTGGAGTTTTGAAGTTGTAGATGCTCATTTACACAAAATTATGGAAAGTATCTACGCAAACGCAAGTGAAACTGCAAAAGAATTTGGTGAGCCTACAAATTTAGTGCTTGGGGCAAATATCGCTGGATTTAGAAAAGTCGCTGGAGCAATGATAGACCAAGGCGTGATTTAA
- the mutY gene encoding A/G-specific adenine glycosylase, protein MKMLQLHDKATQIAQTWRANILHWYKKHGRISLPWRNLSGENAPYGVYVSEIMLQQTQVKRVLESYYIPFMKAFPTLTSLANAQEESLLKLWEGLGYYTRVRNMQKSARICCEKFNNALPQTYAELISLPGIGKYTAGAILCFGFRQSMSFVDGNIRRVLCRIFALENPKERLLDELAALLLDSTRSFDYNQALLDVGAMICTPKNPACLLCPVRNICKGQANPALYPTPKKSILEPLTLHLAIYVDKKGKIAFIYEDKKEGKNALYQGLYNLPNIELENITNDEKYYKKCGSFKHHYTKYAITANVYKLDSKNLAILKQSMPHTNLYFFSSQELDSKPLSSLCKKALQLAGFNVSRSNRI, encoded by the coding sequence ATGAAAATGTTACAACTACACGACAAAGCTACCCAAATAGCACAAACTTGGCGAGCAAATATTCTTCATTGGTATAAAAAGCACGGCAGAATCTCTCTCCCTTGGCGCAACTTAAGCGGAGAAAATGCTCCCTATGGCGTATATGTAAGCGAGATTATGCTACAACAAACACAAGTGAAAAGAGTGCTAGAATCTTACTATATTCCCTTTATGAAAGCATTTCCCACACTTACCTCTCTTGCAAATGCTCAAGAAGAATCGCTGCTCAAACTTTGGGAGGGGCTAGGCTACTATACACGCGTAAGAAATATGCAAAAAAGTGCTCGTATTTGTTGTGAAAAATTTAATAATGCGTTACCACAAACTTATGCAGAGCTTATAAGCTTACCGGGCATAGGCAAATATACTGCGGGGGCAATTTTGTGCTTTGGCTTTAGGCAAAGTATGAGTTTTGTAGATGGAAATATTCGGCGTGTGTTGTGTAGAATCTTCGCCCTTGAAAACCCAAAAGAGAGGCTTTTAGACGAGCTTGCCGCGCTTCTTTTAGATTCCACAAGGAGCTTTGATTATAATCAAGCCCTGCTTGATGTGGGGGCGATGATTTGCACGCCCAAAAATCCTGCTTGCCTGCTCTGCCCTGTGCGTAATATTTGCAAGGGGCAGGCAAATCCCGCCCTCTACCCAACACCCAAAAAATCCATTTTAGAGCCACTTACACTCCATCTTGCCATCTATGTGGATAAAAAAGGCAAAATCGCCTTTATATATGAAGATAAAAAAGAGGGCAAAAATGCTTTGTATCAAGGCTTATACAATCTCCCAAACATTGAGCTAGAGAACATTACAAACGATGAAAAATACTATAAAAAATGCGGGAGCTTTAAACATCACTATACAAAATACGCCATTACTGCAAATGTATATAAACTTGATTCTAAGAATCTAGCTATATTAAAGCAGTCTATGCCGCACACAAATCTCTACTTTTTCTCGTCTCAAGAGCTAGATTCTAAACCGCTTTCATCGCTGTGTAAAAAGGCGTTGCAGTTAGCGGGATTTAATGTAAGCAGAAGCAACAGAATATAA
- the accD gene encoding acetyl-CoA carboxylase, carboxyltransferase subunit beta, whose translation MGLSDLFKAKKEESKEAGTKIDVPNHWLKCPSCNSMMYYKEVFSQSHICPKCNYHFRISAQERIEMLCDKDTFIEIDKDLRPIDPLEFVDKKSYKKRIQESEEKTGRASSVIAGEALVGGIEMQLVLFDFAFMGGSLGSVEGEKIVRAIDRAVAKKQTLVILSTSGGARMQESTFSLMQMAKTSAALNKLSEAKLPFISVLLDPTFGGVSASFAFLGDIIIAEPGAIIGFAGPRVIKQTIGADLPEGFQTAEFLLEHGLIDMVVHRKDLKQTLSDISKMLNPNYANQHLFYS comes from the coding sequence ATGGGCTTGAGTGATTTATTTAAAGCAAAGAAAGAAGAAAGCAAAGAAGCAGGAACAAAAATTGATGTGCCTAACCATTGGCTCAAATGTCCCAGCTGCAACTCAATGATGTATTATAAAGAAGTCTTTTCACAATCCCATATCTGCCCTAAATGTAACTATCATTTTAGAATCTCCGCACAAGAGCGCATAGAAATGCTTTGTGATAAGGATACCTTCATTGAAATTGATAAAGATTTGCGCCCTATTGACCCGCTTGAGTTTGTAGATAAAAAAAGCTATAAAAAACGCATTCAAGAGAGTGAGGAAAAAACAGGGCGAGCAAGTTCAGTCATCGCAGGAGAGGCGCTTGTGGGTGGGATAGAAATGCAGCTTGTGCTTTTTGATTTTGCTTTTATGGGTGGTTCTTTGGGTTCAGTAGAGGGTGAAAAAATTGTGCGAGCCATTGATAGGGCAGTTGCTAAAAAACAAACACTTGTGATTCTCTCTACAAGCGGTGGGGCGCGTATGCAAGAATCTACTTTTTCACTGATGCAAATGGCAAAAACCTCTGCTGCATTAAACAAACTCTCTGAAGCAAAACTGCCTTTTATTTCTGTGCTTCTTGACCCGACATTTGGTGGAGTAAGCGCATCATTTGCATTTTTAGGAGATATTATCATTGCCGAACCGGGCGCAATTATTGGATTTGCAGGACCGCGTGTTATTAAACAAACTATTGGTGCAGATTTACCAGAGGGATTCCAAACAGCAGAGTTTTTGCTTGAGCACGGGCTTATTGATATGGTAGTGCATCGGAAAGATTTAAAACAAACCTTGAGCGATATAAGCAAAATGCTTAATCCAAATTATGCAAATCAACATTTATTCTATAGCTAA
- the dksA gene encoding RNA polymerase-binding protein DksA: MIDYTFFETLLNERLSKLCANIDSKNTSIKNIQDAHHKDEGDIVGAGLQGSLEMGMIDLYKDEVKDIRKALQKIKDGIFGVCEMCDDEIDVERLKVKPHAKYCINCRELFEQTQKKER, translated from the coding sequence ATGATTGATTATACTTTTTTTGAGACACTTCTCAATGAACGTTTAAGTAAGCTCTGTGCTAATATTGATAGCAAAAACACTTCTATCAAAAATATTCAAGACGCTCATCATAAAGACGAAGGTGATATTGTAGGTGCTGGCTTACAAGGCAGTCTTGAAATGGGTATGATTGATCTATACAAAGATGAGGTAAAAGATATTCGCAAAGCGTTGCAAAAAATCAAAGATGGTATATTTGGAGTGTGTGAAATGTGTGATGATGAAATTGATGTGGAGCGTCTCAAAGTCAAACCTCACGCAAAATATTGTATAAACTGCCGTGAGTTATTTGAACAAACCCAAAAAAAGGAGCGATAA
- the rlmH gene encoding 23S rRNA (pseudouridine(1915)-N(3))-methyltransferase RlmH, translating to MQINIYSIAKKDAKYQALQEELCMQCKQFGVEIQIFDLLPQAVLKAQKISSAKAQQSYTQTFLPYISLPRAFNLILHPKGYNYDSQNFAKLLESQHIIQFFIGGAFGFEESFVRLGKGVSLSAMTLSHKIAKLVLCEQIYRALSILHSHPYHK from the coding sequence ATGCAAATCAACATTTATTCTATAGCTAAAAAAGATGCAAAATATCAAGCATTACAAGAGGAGCTATGTATGCAATGTAAGCAGTTTGGTGTAGAAATACAAATTTTTGACTTACTTCCTCAAGCCGTGCTTAAAGCGCAAAAAATATCAAGCGCAAAAGCGCAGCAATCTTACACACAAACTTTTCTCCCCTATATCTCACTTCCTAGGGCATTCAATCTCATTTTGCACCCCAAAGGATACAATTATGATTCTCAAAATTTTGCTAAACTTCTAGAATCTCAACACATCATTCAATTTTTTATTGGTGGAGCCTTTGGCTTTGAAGAATCATTCGTGCGATTAGGCAAAGGCGTGAGTTTAAGCGCAATGACCTTGAGTCATAAAATTGCTAAACTCGTGCTATGCGAACAAATCTATCGGGCATTAAGCATTTTACATTCTCACCCATACCACAAATAA
- the cysE gene encoding serine O-acetyltransferase, whose product MSLWSIIKEDFHIIKQKDPALNKSIELFFNYPGLIALVHYRIAHRFHKAGFKVLARILMGLTGFITNVDIHPAAIIGRRVFIDHATGVVIGETAEVGNDVMIYQGVTLGGTSLDKVKRHPTIEDGVVIGAGAKILGNIRIGANAKIGANSVVIKDVPPDCTAVGIPARVIVKGRAQGINAINKLPDIDRALFEYLFKRLQILESAQDERNSTKLKVELESLDELYAHFLQSLKG is encoded by the coding sequence ATGAGTTTATGGAGCATTATCAAAGAGGATTTTCATATTATTAAGCAAAAAGACCCTGCACTCAATAAGAGTATAGAGTTATTTTTTAATTATCCGGGGCTCATTGCATTGGTGCATTATCGCATAGCTCATCGTTTTCATAAGGCTGGATTCAAAGTGTTGGCGCGTATTTTAATGGGGCTTACAGGTTTTATAACAAATGTGGATATTCACCCTGCAGCTATCATTGGCAGACGCGTATTTATTGATCACGCCACAGGGGTAGTCATTGGTGAGACAGCCGAAGTGGGCAATGATGTGATGATTTATCAGGGCGTTACGCTTGGAGGCACGAGTCTTGATAAAGTCAAGCGCCACCCTACAATAGAAGATGGTGTAGTTATTGGAGCAGGTGCGAAGATTCTAGGTAATATAAGAATTGGCGCAAATGCCAAAATTGGCGCAAATTCTGTTGTGATTAAAGATGTGCCACCAGATTGCACCGCAGTTGGAATCCCTGCAAGAGTGATTGTGAAAGGTCGCGCACAAGGAATTAATGCAATTAATAAGTTGCCCGATATTGATAGGGCATTATTTGAATATTTGTTTAAGCGTTTGCAGATTCTAGAATCTGCTCAAGATGAGCGCAATAGCACAAAGCTTAAGGTAGAGCTTGAAAGCCTTGATGAGCTTTATGCACATTTCTTGCAGTCTCTTAAAGGTTAA